The Theileria parva strain Muguga chromosome 1, complete sequence, whole genome shotgun sequence DNA window taatatatacgAATAATGAGAATACAACACTTAGGTTGTGTATTGATTTTATACTTGAAGTTGTGACCAAGAACTACGATTATTtattagataaaaatatacaaagTCTGTTGTTGGTTTCATTATCAGACTATAATGTGTACGTTAGACAACAAGTTATCAATATATACACTAATTTTCTGATTCATTTTTACAACAAGACGTATGGTTGCGGAAAGAATGTTAGAGATGATGATGAGTGTGAGGCTGAACTTCTTAATTACCTGAGTAAggatttgttaaataagatattatcatcaactaaggatttaaattataaaatcaGACTAGGGGCACTGAAGGTATTACACATGTTCCTAAGCCTGGTGAATGTTACGCGATATTTAGATGTGGTGTCTGTTTTAGCACAAAGAAGTTTGGACTCGTACAGAGAACACCAACAGGTTAAAAAGGCTCTATATAACCTGCTGTCTAGCGTATTCTTTATATACTCAGTACAGATTTTTAAGTCTAATTCATTTCAGAATACTAAACATAACCCagagaataaattaaccgGTAAAGATAAGCTTAATGGTGAAGAGAGTTCAAATGATACCGTATCGAAAAAAATCCTGAATGAGGAGAAGATGGTGTTTTTGGAAAAGTTAATAAAGATATTGCTATATAAAATGGAGTCTTATAAAGGAAAACTTAACCCTGTATTGATAATGTTGAACTACTACCAAAGTAATACCGAAGTTATATTTGATCCAATAGGTTACTATGGTGGTTATCAGAAGTCTCATGTTACAAGGAAGAATATAGTTAGAAATGACCCTAATTTGAGTGATTCTGAGTCAATAGTTAATACTTGGCTTGAGCATTTACTTGATTTGTTTTTGGTGAAGAGGTCTAAAGGGTCAAGCTACTATGAACTGTCTGAGACCTTGAGTGTGTTTAAGTTATTTGGAGAGGTTTACCCAAGACTTTTTGTAAAACATCTAGTGTATTTTATACCATATTTGAAGATAATAGGAGGAATTAAACTCGACGTTAACCAGATTAACCTGATTATTGCAATTAACAACCTCATCATCATAGTCTACAGGTACATTAAAAACACAAAACCGACACCAAATGGTGATACTGTTAAGGAAGAAGATGAAATACTGTGTGAGTTGAACAATATAGCTAACAATGTGGTCGGCCTGGTCAACTACAATTCACCCATTTTAATAAGGTCAATAATACAACTACTCACGTATAACAACCAGGAACATGTAACGAAGATATATGAAACATCTTTCAAGTACCTCAACAACATAAAAGCAATGTTATCTTCACTCTTGAATGTTAACATTGGGAGTGATAAGATGACTAAGTTGGAAGTAACAAGGAATATTATCGAAAACAAGGTCCTGGTTGACGTGAACGTGTACAAATACTCCTGGCAGCTGGGCTGTGTGGCTGAGTTCAACGACATGGAACTCAAGGTTTTCAATCTTTTTATAGAAATGTTTAAGCTCTACAATGGTGTGGGTATCCATAATATTTCAGGTTTGTTCATCGAGTGCTGTTGTCGGTACCTTTCAAACATAAATAACCTGTTCAAAGTCAACCACAAGGAGTTGAAGTCACTGCTGTCAGACATATACGAATATTACCAGAACAACTCCTACAAATCAAATAACCTGATCCTGATACTGTATCAGCTGTTGAACACATACCAGACATTATCAGCCACGTCAGGTTCAGAAGGCCCAGATtctgaaaatgataaagttAACCAGGGCAACAAAAGGCAGAAAGAAAGAAGAGACCTAGTCAACCTAATGTATATAATGATACAGAAGTATATAAGTGTGTTTATGAAGTTAATAGCTACCTATTACAATGTAGAAGTGAAGAGGGAAGGTACAGGGCTTGGAAATGGgaatgattttaataaagAGTTGGTGGATGAAAAGTTATTTGAAGGAGGGTTATCAGATTCTGGAGAGGATAAAGTTTTGTACATGGAAATTATAGAgataattattgttaatagGCTTACAAATGTTCAGGAGTTGTTGCCATTTGTGTTCGCACAGTTACTTACACCAGACTCACACGTGCAGAGAGTGGCAGAAAATAACTTAAAGATCATAATTAAGCAGGATATAAACCTATTCCTGGGTAAGATCAACACGTCTTTTGAGACTCTTTTTGAAAGTGTGTTAGAccaatttttcaaaaacgTTTTTGTTCTAGGGATTACAGGAGAAAATACTCATCTAGCTCTCCAAGGAGTGTTTAGAATATATCTAGAACTCCTTCAGGCCAAGAGATCTAACACGAAGATGTTTGTAACGTCACTACTAATGCAAACTAAGACAATACACACAATTGAATTTAAAGGCAGGATTGAGAGGTTAATAAGGAGCAGAACGGGGATTAATTACGAAAAGTTTAAGGTATTGAAGGAGAAGAATAAAGGAATCTCAAACACACTCAAGATACTAGTAGACAAGATCAGATCTGGAAAAGGAGAAGAGAGGAACAAGTTACTTCTAGAGTATTTTCTATATCTGTATGCACATCTTGTGTGTGTAATACTAGATGGGCTCACATTTAAAAACAAGAAGGATGCAGCTTATGCAATAACAAAGATTCGTGATGTCGTAAATGACAATACACACATTTTGACATCAGaagataaaatttcaaaattcGTAAATATCAGACTCAAGAGGATCtctaataaaattaagaacatttataaatagCATATTAATCTCCTTTCCATCTATTATTTTCTGTATACATGGGGTGTGGAGGAGTGAATGATATCCAATTTTAAGATGccaaataaaaaaattatttaaaattcttttAATTTCCAATTAATCATATATATTTCCAaagtatatattatatttttggTCCGTATCTGATCTAATTTTATGTAACTCCAGAAAACATCTGGTATTTCAATGATGCCTCAAAACAaaactatttaaattttaaatgctcagatcttttaaattaataaactaGTTCAACATGGACGAAAACACAGTTAAAGAAAATAATCCCCCAGATGCTGATAATGATCACATTCAGCTTAAAGTTAGATCACCAGTAAGTTCTaacaaaaatttaaaacttcTAGGACGGGTCCGAAGTctactttaaaattaaaaaaaagaCAAAATTGGAGAAGCTCATGAACACATATTGCAGCCGTCTGGGACAATCACCCGAAGCcggtattttttattaattaatcattttcataaaaAATTTAGTGAGATTCCTATTTGACGGAGACAGGATTAAAGGTGATGCAACCCCTGAAGAACTAGGAATTGAAAACGGAGATATTATAGACGCAATGGTACAACAGACTGGTGGTTCCATTAAAATGACAAGTTTTTAATCATCTCcatgaattttttaattaatcaatttacaaaattctATTTATAATGTATATTCAGCAGATTGGACATTACGTTCCTGGCTTGATCTTTCAGACCCTTGTGTGCCTTCTATTAAAAGTTTTTTTGATTTAGCACTCTTTTATTTGAATATAATGTCTAAATGTTAGTTGTATGTATACTTTTGGATTTATAGTTTATTTTGCTGAAAATGGGAGTATATAAGGACAAACTAATCCATAAAATAAGATTCCATGGAAGTACTTGAAATTACATTTCGGATACttgtatttttaagttttattaaggtaaataaaatttttattaacagataattattattctttaGGAAAGgtgttacacatttaagataaacaatattaacagcggtaatatttaaagtattGAAATGTGATTAGGAAAATTCCACAAGAATCTTTACTATGACAAGTTTTTTAGTAAAAGTGATAACAAATGTAATTTACAAACACAAAATATAATAGGtaatttaattgatttGAACATATATTTAAGGAATCCCGAAGGTTTCATATAAACACCCAGGATCCAACCAAGTTGAGTGGGAAGATATACATAATAGGTCATTGTTGACAgaacataaaattttttaggcTATTTAGAGAGCGTATACTGTTTGTTAGTCAACCATTAGATGATGAATACGTGAATCAACTCATTGCAGCAATCCTATGCCTGGATAATGAAACATCAGAAAAACCAATCACACTGTATATTAACAGCCCTGGGGGAAATATGCATTCGGGCTTGTCTCTATATGACACACTAAAGGTAAAATAGAAAATAGATCAAATTTAATCAGCATGTCCGGTCGGAAATTGTAACCATAAACGTAGGCCTTTGTGCCTCAACTGCCACCCTACTGTTAGGTGCAGGAACGCCAGGAAAAAGATATGGACTCAAGCACTCAAGAGTTCTATTACTTCAGCCTAGCGGCCTTGCAGAAGGCACTGCAGAACAGATCAAAATTGAAGCTCAACACATATTAGAAATTAAAAGAAATTTAGTTGAAATTTACAGGTAGGTATAATTTGAACgtattaatttgttcaGTAACATAACAAAACAGCCCTATGAAAAAATCGCATCAGATATAGAAAGGGATAATTTCATGTCTTCAGAAGAGTACAAATCCTACGGATTAATAGATGAAATTATAACAAATTCCGGCACTAAACTAATGcaaaaataaagttttaaCATGTGGAATtagtgtttaaatttaattttcagaTTATAACTATTCTAGTGACTAAATCCTATACATCAGAATAATAAGTGACTCGACTCAGTGAACTTAACACATCTTAATCAAAGTTTACACactttaaaataactaattttgtaattcatttttgttttaataaacATTGAAAAGAATGATATAAAAATCGTCAATTTTAGCTACTtaatatgataaaaatattttgtgTGATTGCGTTCGTTGTATTATACACcaatatatatacaaaggtatatttttcattataaTTAAAGCAAGCAGGTAGAATCAAAGGCAATAAAACTCAACACTTCCAACGTGGACGTTAGTTAAAACGAATTATTTTGCTGGTCAGATTTCAGAGGAAGATGTAGCAGCAGATTTAGTAACACATGCCGCAgtacaaaataaaatgatgaagaaaAGAGAATTCAAGTTCAAAGTTAAGACATGGTTAAGAAATGATAGCAGAATATTCGGATTA harbors:
- the clpP2 gene encoding Clp protease family protein translates to MEVLEITFRILVFLSFIKERCYTFKINNINSGKFHKNLYYDKFFSKSDNKCNLQTQNIIGIPKVSYKHPGSNQVEWEDIHNRLFRERILFVSQPLDDEYVNQLIAAILCLDNETSEKPITLYINSPGGNMHSGLSLYDTLKHVRSEIVTINVGLCASTATLLLGAGTPGKRYGLKHSRVLLLQPSGLAEGTAEQIKIEAQHILEIKRNLVEIYSNITKQPYEKIASDIERDNFMSSEEYKSYGLIDEIITNSGTKLMQK
- the SUMO1 gene encoding Small ubiquitin-related modifier 1, yielding MDENTVKENNPPDADNDHIQLKVRSPDGSEVYFKIKKKTKLEKLMNTYCSRLGQSPEAVRFLFDGDRIKGDATPEELGIENGDIIDAMVQQTGGSIKMTSF